A section of the Rossellomorea marisflavi genome encodes:
- a CDS encoding alanine/glycine:cation symporter family protein gives MELFNKIMSGTSDIIWTYILIAGLIGLGIYFSIRTKFVQFRYIKEMGRLLTDKNTVSAEGKRGISSFQAFTISTASRVGTGNLAGVATAIAGGGPGAVFWMWLIALLGGATSFIESTLAQIYKVKDGKDGFRGGPAYYLEKGLNARWMGILFAIIITFCFGLVFNSVQSNTISLAMNEAYSFDRLTIGIILAVLTAVIIFGGVKRIASVTQIVVPVMAILYILLALYILILNVTEIPGMIALIFENAFGIREVASGSVGAAIMLGIKRGLFSNEAGMGSAPNAAASAGVTHPAKQGLIQTLGVFTDTLIICTSTAFIIILSNEYMGGTDGIQLTQAALTTHVGAWANTFVAIAIFLFAFSSIIGNYYYGETNIEFIKYSPVTLFIYRLAVLGMVIFGAMVDLQVVWDLADLFMGVMAIINLIAITLLGKIAIAALRDYRQQKKEGKDPVFYSDSIEGLKGIESWDPKPKQEKD, from the coding sequence ATGGAATTATTCAACAAAATCATGTCCGGTACGAGTGACATCATCTGGACGTACATACTTATTGCAGGTTTGATCGGACTAGGAATTTATTTTTCCATACGGACTAAATTCGTACAATTCCGATATATCAAAGAAATGGGAAGGCTGTTGACGGACAAGAACACCGTTTCAGCCGAAGGGAAGCGGGGCATCTCTTCTTTCCAGGCATTCACGATCAGTACAGCATCCAGGGTGGGTACAGGGAACCTTGCAGGGGTCGCCACGGCCATTGCAGGAGGAGGACCCGGGGCCGTGTTCTGGATGTGGCTTATCGCCCTTTTGGGGGGAGCGACCAGCTTCATTGAAAGTACACTCGCTCAAATTTACAAGGTAAAAGACGGGAAGGACGGATTCCGCGGAGGTCCTGCCTATTATTTGGAGAAGGGACTCAATGCAAGGTGGATGGGGATCCTATTTGCCATCATCATTACATTCTGTTTCGGACTTGTTTTCAACTCGGTTCAATCCAATACGATCTCACTGGCGATGAATGAGGCCTATTCGTTCGATCGCTTGACGATAGGGATCATCCTCGCTGTACTCACGGCTGTGATCATCTTCGGTGGAGTCAAGAGGATTGCCAGTGTGACACAGATTGTTGTACCTGTCATGGCCATCTTGTATATTTTACTCGCATTGTACATCTTGATCCTTAATGTGACGGAAATCCCGGGGATGATCGCCCTTATTTTCGAAAATGCATTCGGTATCAGGGAAGTCGCAAGCGGCTCGGTCGGAGCAGCCATCATGCTGGGGATCAAACGGGGGCTTTTCTCGAATGAAGCCGGTATGGGGAGTGCCCCGAATGCAGCGGCAAGCGCAGGGGTCACCCATCCAGCAAAACAGGGACTCATCCAGACGTTAGGGGTATTCACAGACACCTTGATCATCTGTACGTCGACAGCATTCATCATCATCCTTTCCAATGAGTACATGGGTGGGACGGATGGCATTCAGCTGACACAGGCAGCCCTTACCACGCATGTCGGGGCATGGGCCAATACGTTCGTTGCCATCGCCATCTTCCTGTTCGCCTTTAGTTCCATCATCGGAAACTACTACTATGGTGAGACGAACATCGAGTTCATCAAGTACAGTCCCGTCACACTCTTCATTTACCGATTAGCGGTCCTCGGCATGGTCATCTTCGGTGCCATGGTCGACCTGCAGGTTGTTTGGGACCTGGCTGATCTCTTCATGGGTGTGATGGCCATCATCAACCTCATTGCCATTACGCTGCTCGGTAAGATTGCCATAGCGGCTCTGAGGGATTACCGACAGCAAAAGAAAGAAGGGAAAGATCCGGTCTTCTACTCCGATTCCATTGAAGGACTGAAAGGAATCGAAAGCTGGGATCCTAAACCTAAACAAGAAAAAGATTAA
- a CDS encoding staygreen family protein, which produces MIDPGRLHVTYSPPASIFAPIDHRRYTITHSDSTGELFVTIGCEYDMSAINPYMRDEVLTEWVREEGQYRLNGRVYITGGEFDRQMAQVRYMIFKREMGTALAAIVNGDAGFFTYHPWLLDAPITIHFESVFPEYDQMVYFGTPRQYVWQSEHKDS; this is translated from the coding sequence ATGATCGATCCAGGACGTCTGCATGTCACATACAGCCCGCCTGCATCCATTTTTGCACCCATTGATCACAGGCGATATACAATAACTCATTCAGATTCAACGGGAGAGCTATTTGTGACGATCGGCTGTGAATACGATATGTCAGCTATCAATCCCTATATGAGGGATGAAGTATTGACAGAGTGGGTGAGGGAGGAGGGGCAATACCGGCTCAACGGACGCGTTTACATCACCGGCGGGGAATTCGACCGGCAGATGGCGCAGGTTCGCTACATGATCTTCAAAAGGGAGATGGGAACCGCATTAGCAGCCATCGTGAATGGTGATGCTGGATTTTTCACGTACCATCCATGGCTATTGGATGCACCCATCACGATCCATTTTGAATCGGTTTTCCCGGAGTATGATCAAATGGTTTATTTTGGGACTCCCAGACAATATGTATGGCAATCTGAGCATAAGGATTCCTGA
- the parC gene encoding DNA topoisomerase IV subunit A has product MTSVERYQDLPLEEVIGDRFGRYSKYIIQERALPDARDGLKPVQRRILYAMYVDGNTQEKGFRKSAKTVGNVIGNYHPHGDTSVYDAMVRMSQEWKVRKYLVEMHGNNGSIDGDPPAAMRYTEARLSAISMELLRDIDKKTVDFIPNFDDTSEEPTVLPSRFPNLLVNGSTGISAGYATDIPPHHLGEVIDAAIMRMDRPDSTVEELMTVMKGPDFPTGGIIQGIDGIRKAYETGKGKIVVRGKAEIESIRGSKQQIVITEIPYEINKANLVKKMDEFRVDRKVEGIAEVRDETDRQGLRVVVELKKDADATGVLNYLYKNSDLQITYNFNMVAISNRRPKLMGLRQLLDSYIAHQKEVVTNRTKYDLNKAKDRQHIVEGLMKALSILDQVIATIRASKDKRDAKNNLISEFDFTEAQSEAIVSLQLYRLTNTDITALQKEAEELDKLITELSAILASESKLANVIKKELKGIKKTFADGRRTIIEDQIEELKINLEVLIASEDVMVTVTSDGYIKRTSLRSYSASNGQDLAMKETDRLLGQYEMNTTDVLLVFTNKGNYVYCPVHELPDIRWKDLGQHIGNIVPIDKDEQVLKAVPVKEFDPSLYLMFITKNGMVKKTEMLQYKAQRYSRPLVAINLKGDDELVDVHVTDGTHDLFLATNSSYGLWFAEEEVNTVGPRAAGVKGINLKEDDFVVSGKIITTPEKQAVVLATHRGAIKKMKLSEFEKTGRAKRGVIMLRELKSNPHRVSGAEIVSDKQTVTLLTSKGKLETVQVSSIRFNDRYSNGSFVIDEGDSGAVTKLWSVPAPDQE; this is encoded by the coding sequence ATGACATCAGTGGAACGCTATCAAGATCTGCCTCTTGAAGAGGTCATCGGAGACCGCTTCGGTCGTTACAGTAAATACATCATTCAGGAACGTGCCCTTCCCGATGCACGGGACGGTTTGAAACCGGTACAGCGCAGGATCCTTTATGCGATGTATGTGGATGGTAACACACAGGAAAAAGGGTTCAGAAAATCGGCCAAAACGGTCGGTAATGTCATCGGTAACTACCATCCCCACGGAGATACATCAGTCTATGATGCCATGGTGAGGATGAGCCAGGAATGGAAGGTCCGGAAGTATCTTGTTGAAATGCACGGGAATAACGGGAGCATCGATGGCGATCCTCCCGCTGCCATGCGTTACACAGAAGCGAGGCTTTCCGCCATTTCCATGGAACTTTTAAGGGACATCGACAAAAAGACCGTCGATTTCATTCCGAACTTCGATGACACGTCCGAAGAGCCCACCGTCCTTCCTTCACGATTCCCGAATCTTTTGGTGAATGGTTCAACAGGAATCTCGGCCGGGTATGCGACGGATATCCCTCCTCATCATCTCGGAGAAGTGATTGATGCGGCCATCATGAGGATGGATCGCCCTGACAGTACGGTGGAAGAATTGATGACCGTCATGAAAGGGCCAGATTTCCCAACCGGAGGAATCATCCAAGGCATCGACGGGATCAGGAAAGCCTATGAAACAGGGAAAGGGAAAATTGTCGTTCGCGGAAAAGCGGAGATTGAAAGCATCCGCGGGAGCAAACAGCAGATCGTCATTACGGAAATTCCATACGAAATCAATAAAGCCAACCTCGTCAAGAAAATGGACGAGTTCAGGGTCGACCGTAAAGTGGAAGGTATTGCTGAAGTGCGGGACGAAACGGACCGTCAAGGGCTGCGCGTGGTGGTTGAACTGAAAAAAGATGCGGACGCGACGGGTGTACTGAATTATTTATACAAAAACAGCGATCTGCAGATCACTTATAATTTCAATATGGTGGCGATCTCGAATCGACGCCCTAAACTGATGGGACTCCGACAGCTTCTTGATTCCTATATCGCTCACCAGAAAGAAGTGGTGACGAACCGGACAAAGTATGACTTGAATAAGGCAAAGGACCGCCAGCATATCGTAGAAGGATTGATGAAGGCACTGTCGATCTTGGATCAAGTGATTGCAACCATCCGGGCATCCAAAGATAAACGGGACGCTAAAAACAATCTGATCAGTGAATTCGACTTTACAGAGGCCCAATCAGAAGCCATCGTAAGCCTCCAGCTATACCGCCTCACCAACACGGATATAACGGCTCTTCAAAAAGAAGCTGAGGAGCTTGATAAGCTGATCACAGAACTGAGCGCGATTCTTGCCAGTGAATCCAAACTCGCAAATGTCATCAAGAAAGAGCTGAAAGGAATCAAAAAGACGTTTGCCGATGGCCGCCGTACGATCATCGAAGATCAGATTGAGGAGTTGAAAATCAATCTCGAGGTATTGATTGCAAGCGAAGATGTCATGGTGACCGTCACGAGCGACGGGTACATCAAGCGTACAAGTCTCCGCTCCTACTCGGCATCCAACGGACAGGACCTTGCCATGAAGGAAACCGACAGGCTCCTTGGGCAATATGAGATGAATACGACGGATGTGCTACTTGTATTCACGAATAAAGGGAATTACGTTTACTGCCCTGTTCATGAACTCCCGGATATCCGCTGGAAGGATCTCGGACAGCATATCGGCAATATCGTACCGATCGATAAGGATGAACAGGTCCTAAAAGCGGTACCGGTTAAAGAATTCGATCCGTCCCTGTATCTCATGTTCATCACGAAGAACGGAATGGTAAAGAAAACGGAGATGTTGCAGTATAAGGCACAGCGCTACTCCCGTCCACTTGTCGCCATCAATCTAAAAGGGGACGATGAACTCGTGGATGTGCATGTAACGGATGGGACTCATGATCTCTTCCTTGCCACCAACAGCAGCTATGGACTCTGGTTTGCAGAAGAAGAAGTCAACACGGTCGGACCGCGTGCAGCGGGCGTGAAGGGAATCAACCTGAAAGAAGACGATTTCGTCGTATCAGGCAAGATCATCACGACTCCGGAGAAACAAGCGGTCGTACTCGCGACTCATCGCGGGGCCATCAAGAAGATGAAACTCTCAGAGTTCGAAAAAACAGGCAGGGCCAAGCGCGGCGTCATCATGCTCAGGGAACTCAAATCGAATCCCCACCGCGTATCAGGCGCTGAAATCGTCTCCGACAAGCAAACCGTTACTCTACTCACCAGTAAAGGCAAGCTTGAAACGGTACAGGTATCATCCATCCGGTTCAATGACCGATACTCAAATGGCTCATTTGTCATTGATGAAGGAGACAGTGGAGCGGTTACCAAGCTTTGGTCAGTGCCAGCACCTGATCAAGAATAA
- a CDS encoding DMT family transporter: protein MKYPFNKGMLLGLIGVVAFSLTLPATRFAVPYFGQTIVGLGRTIIAAVIICLLFAFKKQALPAKEHITSLVIVAAGAVLAFPLLTTFAMKSLPVSHGAVELALLPLATAGFAIWRGGEKPSRRYWTASLIAAATVILYAVHLGFGHVQMGDMALLSAVVILGLSYAEGGKLAKELGSWQVIAWAILIGAPFFLIPVVLNVHVDMLKAPLLAWLSLFYLGVISQFLAYVAWYGGMSLGGIAKVGQIQYAQPFFMIGFSFLFLGEPVTWLTIAFAIIVVLCVTIGKDAPVNGIKPRSS, encoded by the coding sequence ATGAAATATCCATTTAATAAGGGAATGCTTCTTGGCTTAATAGGGGTCGTTGCCTTCAGTTTGACGCTGCCTGCTACCCGATTTGCGGTTCCGTATTTTGGTCAAACCATTGTGGGACTGGGGAGGACGATCATAGCGGCGGTCATAATCTGCCTTCTTTTTGCATTTAAGAAGCAGGCGTTGCCTGCCAAAGAGCACATAACCAGTTTAGTGATTGTAGCGGCAGGTGCTGTCCTGGCTTTTCCCCTATTGACCACATTCGCAATGAAATCGTTGCCTGTATCCCACGGAGCTGTCGAGCTCGCTCTATTACCACTCGCTACTGCAGGATTCGCCATTTGGCGAGGAGGGGAGAAGCCTTCAAGACGTTACTGGACGGCCAGCTTGATTGCTGCCGCCACCGTCATCCTCTATGCAGTCCATCTGGGTTTTGGGCACGTCCAGATGGGGGATATGGCACTATTGTCTGCAGTCGTAATATTGGGGTTGAGTTATGCGGAGGGAGGAAAACTTGCAAAGGAACTGGGCAGCTGGCAGGTGATTGCATGGGCCATTCTGATCGGTGCACCATTCTTTCTTATACCAGTAGTCTTGAATGTACATGTTGATATGCTGAAGGCACCACTATTGGCGTGGTTGAGCTTGTTCTATCTTGGAGTGATCAGTCAATTCCTTGCGTATGTCGCATGGTATGGGGGCATGTCCTTGGGCGGCATAGCAAAAGTAGGGCAAATCCAATATGCACAGCCCTTCTTCATGATTGGATTTTCATTTCTTTTTTTAGGAGAACCCGTCACCTGGTTGACCATCGCCTTTGCCATCATCGTGGTCCTATGCGTCACAATCGGAAAAGATGCACCGGTGAATGGTATAAAGCCGCGCTCTTCATAA
- a CDS encoding PLP-dependent aminotransferase family protein has protein sequence MSATKYIHIVDWVMHELDQNRLHSGMKLPSVRSLATQFQCSKNTVVKALEVLKQGHILYAKEKSGYFVVDDYKKPNTSNGQIDFLSAGPDPDVLPYEDFQHCMNQAIDRYKEQLFTYNDVKGLPSLRNELVRYLQNMQIFTKTDHIVVTSGSQQALHILSLMPFPNGKKTILIEEPTYFGMIDVLTLHQIPTIGIGLSKDGIDFEELERTFKTGDIKFFYTVPRCHNPLGHQYTNAEKRKIVALAKKYDVYIVEDDYLGELDSDPKADPLYAHDQNDCVIYVKSFSKVFLPGLRLAAVVLPEGLIPSFSQYKFSADFNTSPLTQGALEIYLRSGMFHYHIQRAKEVYATKLALALDACKTYLPLDVHYTEPVNGFYLTIFLPEKINVNRLIRMLADRDVQVVSTSRMFLHSNGSNSIRISISQVDQQSISEGIFQIAECIKAFQQKATFNPLSLTFNR, from the coding sequence ATGTCAGCGACAAAGTACATACACATCGTAGATTGGGTGATGCATGAATTGGACCAAAACCGGTTGCATTCTGGTATGAAACTACCATCGGTACGGTCCCTTGCCACTCAATTTCAATGCAGCAAGAATACGGTCGTCAAAGCATTAGAAGTGTTGAAACAAGGGCATATCCTGTATGCCAAGGAGAAAAGCGGTTATTTTGTTGTCGATGACTACAAGAAGCCGAATACGTCAAATGGCCAGATTGATTTTTTATCGGCTGGCCCCGATCCCGACGTACTGCCTTATGAAGATTTCCAGCACTGCATGAACCAAGCCATTGACCGTTATAAAGAGCAGTTGTTCACCTATAATGATGTCAAAGGGCTCCCTTCATTGAGGAATGAGCTCGTACGCTATCTGCAAAATATGCAAATATTCACCAAGACCGATCATATTGTTGTCACCAGTGGTTCTCAACAAGCCTTGCATATACTATCTTTGATGCCTTTTCCGAACGGGAAGAAGACGATTCTCATTGAAGAACCTACCTATTTCGGGATGATCGATGTTCTCACGCTCCACCAGATCCCGACCATCGGAATCGGCCTATCTAAGGATGGAATCGATTTCGAAGAACTTGAAAGAACGTTTAAAACAGGAGATATTAAATTCTTTTATACCGTACCTCGCTGCCATAATCCCCTGGGTCATCAGTATACGAATGCAGAAAAGAGAAAAATTGTGGCCCTCGCCAAAAAATACGATGTGTATATTGTTGAAGATGATTACTTAGGGGAACTCGATTCCGATCCAAAAGCCGATCCGCTCTATGCACATGATCAGAATGATTGCGTCATTTATGTAAAGAGTTTCTCTAAAGTGTTCCTTCCTGGATTGAGGTTGGCTGCTGTCGTTCTCCCGGAGGGACTCATCCCCTCCTTCTCACAATACAAATTCAGTGCGGATTTCAATACTTCCCCTCTGACTCAAGGAGCCTTGGAAATTTATTTACGAAGCGGGATGTTCCATTATCATATCCAACGGGCCAAAGAGGTATATGCAACGAAACTTGCCCTTGCCCTCGATGCCTGTAAAACGTATCTGCCTCTAGACGTACACTATACTGAGCCGGTAAACGGCTTTTATCTGACCATTTTTCTACCTGAAAAAATCAATGTTAATCGCCTGATCAGGATGCTTGCTGATAGGGATGTGCAGGTTGTCAGTACTTCCAGGATGTTCTTGCACTCCAATGGAAGCAATTCCATAAGAATCAGCATTTCTCAGGTAGATCAACAATCTATCAGTGAAGGGATTTTCCAAATTGCCGAGTGCATCAAAGCATTCCAACAGAAAGCTACATTCAATCCTTTATCACTAACCTTTAATCGATAA
- the parE gene encoding DNA topoisomerase IV subunit B, whose product MFVASQKKTMDYNDDAIQVLEGLEAVRKRPGMYIGSTDTRGLHHLVYEIVDNSVDEALAGFGNEIIVTIHKDNSISVQDKGRGMPTGMHRSGKPTPEVILTVLHAGGKFGQGGYKTSGGLHGVGASVVNALSEWLTVTIERDGTKYQQTFINGGKPETTLEKIGTTKKTGTKIHFKPDPTIFSTTTYNYDTLCERLRESAFLLKGFKIEIIDERHDQRDVFLYESGIQAFVEYLNEEKDNLHKVAFFEGENHTIEVEFAFQFNDGFSENILSFVNNVRTKDGGTHEAGAKTAMTRVFNEYARKAGILKERDKNLEGSDIREGLSSIVSVRIPEELLQFEGQTKGKLGTSEARSAVDAVVSEHLLYFLEENPDTSSLLIKKAIKAAQAREAARKAREEARNGKKRKRSETVLSGKLTPAQSRNPERNELYLVEGDSAGGSAKQGRDRKFQAILPLRGKVINTEKAKLADIFKNEEINTIIHAIGGGVGPEFNVDDINYDKIVIMTDADTDGAHIQVLLLTFFYRYMKPLVEAGKVYIALPPLYKVSKGVGKKEKIEYAWTDEELKGAVAKIGKGYMIQRYKGLGEMNADQLWETTMDPETRALIRVKIDDAARAERRVTTLMGDKVEPRRKWIESNVAFGLEEEGSILENENIMVAEEGQ is encoded by the coding sequence ATGTTCGTGGCCAGTCAGAAAAAGACCATGGATTACAATGATGATGCCATTCAAGTATTGGAAGGCCTCGAAGCCGTAAGAAAACGGCCGGGGATGTACATCGGGTCCACCGATACAAGGGGACTTCATCATCTGGTTTATGAAATCGTTGATAATTCGGTGGATGAGGCGTTAGCCGGTTTCGGTAACGAAATCATTGTCACCATACATAAAGATAATAGCATCTCCGTGCAGGATAAAGGTCGCGGGATGCCTACGGGAATGCACCGTTCCGGAAAACCGACTCCGGAAGTCATCCTGACTGTCCTCCATGCCGGAGGGAAATTCGGACAGGGCGGATACAAAACAAGCGGGGGACTCCATGGCGTCGGTGCATCCGTCGTCAATGCCCTTTCAGAGTGGCTGACCGTCACGATTGAAAGAGATGGAACGAAATATCAACAAACGTTCATCAACGGTGGGAAGCCTGAGACAACGCTCGAGAAGATCGGTACGACAAAAAAGACGGGTACTAAGATCCACTTCAAGCCCGATCCGACCATCTTCAGCACAACCACCTATAATTACGACACCCTTTGTGAGCGTCTTAGGGAATCAGCTTTCCTGCTTAAAGGGTTTAAAATCGAGATTATTGATGAGAGACATGATCAAAGAGATGTATTCCTATACGAAAGTGGGATACAGGCGTTCGTGGAGTACTTGAATGAAGAGAAGGACAACCTCCATAAAGTCGCATTCTTCGAGGGAGAGAATCACACCATCGAAGTTGAATTTGCCTTCCAATTCAACGATGGATTCTCAGAAAACATCCTTTCATTTGTCAACAATGTCCGCACCAAGGACGGCGGAACACATGAAGCGGGGGCCAAAACGGCCATGACGAGGGTGTTCAATGAATACGCACGCAAAGCAGGCATCCTGAAAGAGCGTGATAAAAATCTTGAAGGATCCGATATCAGGGAAGGACTGTCAAGTATCGTTTCGGTACGCATACCGGAAGAACTCCTTCAGTTCGAAGGCCAGACAAAAGGGAAGTTAGGGACAAGTGAAGCACGCTCCGCAGTGGATGCTGTTGTTTCCGAGCACCTGCTCTATTTCCTTGAAGAAAATCCCGACACCAGCTCATTGCTGATCAAGAAAGCCATCAAAGCGGCACAGGCGCGTGAAGCAGCCCGTAAGGCAAGAGAAGAAGCAAGGAATGGCAAAAAGCGTAAGCGGTCCGAAACCGTACTATCCGGCAAATTGACACCCGCGCAATCCAGGAATCCCGAGCGGAATGAACTTTATCTTGTGGAGGGTGATTCCGCAGGGGGATCAGCGAAACAAGGTCGGGACCGGAAATTCCAGGCGATCCTTCCCCTAAGAGGAAAAGTAATCAACACGGAAAAAGCCAAGCTTGCGGATATTTTCAAGAACGAAGAGATCAACACGATCATTCATGCAATCGGTGGAGGAGTGGGGCCTGAGTTCAATGTCGATGATATCAACTACGATAAGATCGTGATCATGACTGACGCCGATACAGACGGTGCCCATATACAGGTTCTCTTATTGACGTTCTTCTATCGCTATATGAAGCCTCTTGTAGAAGCAGGAAAGGTGTATATAGCCCTTCCACCTCTCTATAAAGTGAGCAAAGGCGTCGGAAAGAAGGAAAAGATCGAATATGCATGGACAGATGAAGAGCTGAAGGGTGCAGTCGCCAAAATAGGAAAAGGGTATATGATCCAGCGCTATAAAGGACTGGGTGAGATGAATGCCGATCAGCTGTGGGAAACGACGATGGATCCCGAAACCAGGGCTCTCATCCGCGTGAAGATCGATGATGCAGCCAGAGCGGAACGCCGTGTCACCACTCTGATGGGTGATAAGGTCGAGCCACGTAGGAAGTGGATCGAAAGCAATGTCGCCTTCGGTCTTGAAGAAGAAGGAAGCATCCTTGAAAATGAGAACATCATGGTCGCAGAGGAGGGGCAATAA